From the Calonectris borealis chromosome 4, bCalBor7.hap1.2, whole genome shotgun sequence genome, one window contains:
- the LOC142081542 gene encoding uncharacterized protein LOC142081542: MSQNRKLPSQALSPLCRHLSSSWSHIDQKILQAATSDWFSRTIGFSPSSVCILPPPPFPDSFLCDLEELNTLALTTSQSVAISPGNSIHQVKDDHFIPNTEVSLSSPAALPLPFLVPASVSSSASPSHDIAYKHTSNNTKPGKDKDLRGVLDSSVIEVPRDLSDTAREGEHVGAICNPPSPHEGGSVSRALAATAENEEEICTADLSVNVGDQSKPQESDFYRGAQDTTEELTRLYIEEDLGHDNLKFSIASGGDSIVCYEGYSSPNTDKLPMRKASEPFSSLARYVPPRLSQRPQQANAISNLQREGHASCRDSAVRTPHVSLHQLIYL, translated from the exons tTGCCTTCCCAAGCACTGTCCCCACTTTGCAGACACCTTTCCTCCTCTTGGTCACACATTGATCAAAAGATTCTCCAGGCTGCCACTAGCGACTGGTTTTCAAGGACTATTGGTTTTTCACCTTCAAGCGTGTGCATCTTACCTCCTCCACCATTTCCAGACAGTTTTCTTTGTGACTTAGAAGAACTCAATACTTTGGCATTAACAACATCCCAATCTGTAGCAATCTCCCCAGGTAATAGCATTCACCAAGTTAAAGATGATCACTTTATTCCAAATACAGAGGTCTCTCTCAGCTCTCCTGCAGctcttcctctgccctttctTGTACCTGCCTCTGTCTCATCTTCAGCCAGCCCATCTCATGACATAGCATATAAGCATACCAGCAACAATACCAAACCAGGAAAAGATAAAGACTTGAGAGGTGTACTTGACTCTTCAGTTATCGAAGTACCTAGAGACTTGTCAGATACTGCAAGAGAAGGTGAACATGTTGGCGCTATCTGTAACCCCCCTTCGCCACATGAAGGTGGCTCCGTCTCCAGAGCGTTAGCTGCAACTgctgaaaatgaagaggaaatttGTACGGCAGATCTGTCAGTTAATGTAGGGGATCAGTCAAAGCCTCAAGAATCAGATTTCTACAGAGGAGCACAGGACACAACAGAAGAACTGACAAGACTCTATATAGAGGAGGATCTGGGACATGACAATTTAAAATTCTCAATAGCAAGTGGAGGAGACTCCATAGTATGTTATGAAGGATACTCTTCACCAAATACTGACAag CTTCCGATGCGAAAAGCCAGTGAACCATTTTCCTCACTGGCCCGTTACGTGCCACCCCGCTTGAGCCAGAGGCCCCAGCAAGCAAATGCTATCAGCAACCTTCAGAGGGAGGGCCATGCCTCCTGCAGAGACTCAGCGGTTCGTACTCCACATGTGTCACTTCACCAGCTGATATATTTATAG